CGTTTAAGACCATTTTCTTTTTGATGAAGTAGCGCCTCTTGGCCAATAAACTCATCTTTTTGTGTTTTCACTGCAAACCCAATCCCCGCTTCAAGTGGGGTGATATCCTTTGTTAATTCTTGACCATAAAGAGCAAGATTCGCTTCAAATCGTAGTGTATCTCTTGCTCCAAGTCCACAAGGTAGTACTCCGTAATCTTCGCCTACATGTAATATAGTACGCCATAGCTTCTCAACATCTTCTGCTTGGCAGTAAATTTCAAATCCATCTTCTCCTGTGTATCCTGTACGTGACACGAGCGCTGTTACACCTTTAATGTTTACTTCCGGTGAAAAGGAAAAAAATGAAATGTTATTGATGTCTGTATCTAACACTAAATTTTGTAGTACGTCCTGAGCAAGCGGTCCTTGAAGCGCAAGCTGCGCAGTTTGGTCAGACACATTTCTCAGCTTTACATCACCGCTAATATGTTGTTGTAGCCATTCGAAGTCTTTATTAATATTTGAGGCATTAACGACCAATAAGTAGTAGGAATCCTCTATCTTATATACTAAAAGATCATCAACCGTACCTCCATTTTCGTAACACATCGCTGTGTACTGAGCACGACCTATTTTTAGTTTACTAATGTCATTGGTCATCATTTTGTTTAAAAATGTTAGGCTATCTTCACCTTTCACTTCAAATTCTCCCATGTGCGAAACATCAAACAAACCTGCTTTTGATCGGACAGCCTCATGCTCTTGTTTAATACTAGAAAATTGCACAGGAAGTGCCCATCCACCAAAATCAATCGTTTTTCCACCATACTCTTTGTAAACTTCAAAGAGAGGAGTGTGTTTTAAATTTGTCATCGATTTTCCCCCTTATTTAACATAGTCCCATCGCTTTCTACATACAAAAAAGGACAGAGAAACCCCACAAGTAGGTTTCCTCTGTCCTTTCACCTGAAAGTTTACCGTTAACGGTTTTCCCCTTGGGTGGTTTCACTTGAAACACTCTCCAGAGATGCGTCCCGCAAGAGTCTTTTTGCCTGAGAGATTCACGAATATACGCTTGCTCCTTCGGCGCTGAAAAAAATTCAGTCTCTCCCCTTGCGATCATTCGCCTATATTCAATTAGAGTATTGGACATACTAGAATAATAAAACGAAAGGTAATATGTAGAATGTTCGGATTTTGGTAATTTTTTAAACTTTCAAATCTTTACATACATCCTACCCTAATAACTTCTATTCGGCAATATTTTTATGCTATCGAAGGAGATGTTTTTTATGAATGTTGACTTAAAATTTGATCAAGAATGGTCGACAGGTTTTATTGAACGAATTGAAAATGACGGTCCATGGGGGAATTGGGAGCTTTATAAGCTTGCATTAGAAGTGGAAGAGCATACCGTAATTCCGAACTTTGAAGGCCTTCAAGCACCCAAACATTTGCCTCAGCTTACCCCGTTGCCCCATCAACTAGAAACAGCAAGACAAGTGGTGGAGCATATGAACGGGAAAGCCATTCTAGCTGACGAAGTTGGTTTAGGCAAAACAATTGAAGCAGGACTGATCTTGAAAGAATACATGATTCGTGGATTAGTAAAAAAAGTATTGATCCTTGTCCCTGCTTCTCTTGTGTCTCAATGGACGAGCGAATTAAATAGTAAATTTTTCATTCCAGCAATCCCTCAACGAAAAAGCTATGTTTGGGATCAGTGTGATATTGTTGTTTCTTCCATCGATACAGCAAAACGAAATCCACATCGTGAAAAAATTTATGAACAGGATTATGATTTGGTCATCATTGATGAAGCACACAAATTAAAAAACCCTAAAACTAAAAACTATGAATTTGTCCAAAATTTAAAAAAGAAATTTTGTTTGTTGTTGACGGCAACACCGATACAGAATCGAATTGAAGAAATCTTCTACCTGGTTTCACTGCTCAAACCAGGACATCTCGGTAGTCAATCAGGCTTTATGGAAAAATATCAAAAAAGAAAAAGTACCGTAATAGACGACCAAACCTTAAAAGATTTAATCAATACCGTCATGATTCGTCATCGCCGTAAGGATACCGGAATTGAGTGGACAAAACGTCATGTACAGACAGAAATCATCGACTTTTCAATGGAAGAAAAAGCATTATACGATAGCATTTTATTGTTAAAACAACAGAATGAAGATTATACTACAAGTTCTTTTTCCGTGCTGACATTACAAAGAGAGGCATGCTCGAGTAGGGAGGCCGTGTATTACACGCTCAAAAATATGTTAGAAAAAGAAGAAGTCCCGACCACCTTACAACAGAGTATCCACACCATTATGCAAAAGGTGGAACATGTTCAACAAAATTCCAAGGCACAAAAAGCACTTGATATTATCCGAAAAGCCAATGACAAGGTGATTATCTTCACAGAGTATCGAGCAACCCAACTGTATTTACAATGGTTTTTAAAGCAGAATGGGATTTCTTCAGTCCCTTTCCGAGGCGGATTCAAACGAGGAAAAAAAGATTGGATGCGAGAATTATTTAAAAACCATGCCCAAGTTCTCATCGCAACCGAAGCAGGTGGTGAAGGAATTAACCTTCAGTTTTGTTCTCATATGATCAATTTTGATCTTCCTTGGAACCCAATGAGACTAGAACAGAGAATTGGTCGTGTGCACCGTCTTGGGCAAACAAAAGATGTAAAAATATATAACTTCGCGACTAGAGATACTGTGGAAGAGCATATTTTAAAGCTATTATACGAAAAAATTGAGCTCTTTGAGCGAGTTGTTGGTGAATTGGATGATATTTTAACAAAAATTGACTTTGGAGATATGGAAGAATATATGATAGATGTTTTTACCTCTTCTAGATCAGAAGGCGAAATGAAAATAAAAATGGAGAATGTAACATCTATGATTCAATTAGCTCAACACTTGAAGGAGGAGAAACCCGATGCAACAACAAGAAATACATCAATTTCTTGAGAAATACTTTATTCAAAATGGGTGTGAGATTCTTGAGAATGCAACTGGCCATCTTCACATTCAACTCACCATCGATTTGGATAAGAAACTAATGAATCGACCTTTTTATTGGCATTATCTCGAAAAAACAGGCGGCGAACCTAATCCAATGAAACTCACACTGGTAACGGATCCCAAAAAAACTCCAGACAGTATCAAAGGAGAAGTTTTACATTTCGGTTCTCCTCGACTTCATCAAATTTTTCAGTCCACAAAGGAGCTTTCCGCCTATATTCGACTCTATGAACATACACATCCCAATGGAAATCAACGTCCGCTATTTCCATGGCTGTCCTTGAATATGAAAGTCTCTTATCAATGTGATTTAAAGAAAGACACACTTCGTTCCTTTGGCTTAAATTTGATTAATGGAAAGCTAGATACACACTTTCACGAGAAACTCCTCTATAAACAGTGGACTCCAAAAATACCAGATTATTGTTTTACTTTAACACCCATTATCCAGCCAAAAAGTGGCATTTCAAGAATTGAAAATTTTATCAAAACTGAACTTCAAAACGAAGATCATCAATGGGCCGAGGATGCTCGTAAACGATGGGATGCCGATTTAGCTCTATTGCACTCATTTTATGAAGATATGGATGAAAAGCCAGAATCCTTCATTGTAGAAAAAAAAGCTTTACAAGACCAATATGAACCTTCTATTGAAGTCGAAATTATCAACGGTGGATTATTTTACCTACACTAAATGAGAAAGAATATTTCCACTGGTTATTTGGTATACACTATTGCTAATGACCCTCTCGTTTGAGAATACATCAATTGTTCAGAGATTTCATCCAAGTAATTACAAAATGATTAACCGTACCCAACCAATATAAAATTTATAAACTAATACAAAAATCAACAATCTTTGCGAAAATAGATTTTTTGAAAGAAAATAATAAGCAAGTAGAATTCTAAGACATTCTACTTGCTTATTTACGTTTAAAAACCCCCATTAAAATATAAGGAATCACTCCGAACCAACGAAATAAAAACGACGCTTTTTGTTGCTTTCTTTTTTTTCGAAGCGACTTTCTTTCTGCCTTTGGTTTGTCAAAATGCTGCACAAGATTTTGCGTAACAAATTTAACATAGTCATTCACAGACATACTAGCACCACCTCTGTCAGGCACTAGTATCTCCATTTTAGCCATTTTTTAGACGTTCTATTAGGGTATTCACTGTTTGTTGAATAGATTTTCCGTTCGTGCTTACCTTGATATGAGCAGCTTGTTCATAAACTAATGCTCTTGATTGCCATAGTTCTCTAATTTCGTCTTTTTTTGCAAATGTCGCCAAAGGTCTAGTAGCATCGCGACTAATACGTTCCCAAATCACTTCAAATTCACATTGCAATAAGATGACTGTTCCGTTGGCTCTCATATATGAAATATTGTCTTGAGTCGTGACAATACCACCACCGGTTGTGATGACAATAGCTGGTTGACTAATTCTTCTTAGTACCTCGGTTTCCATTTTACGAAATTCCGGTTCTCCCATCTCTTGAAAAATGGCTGCTATACTTTTGTT
This genomic window from Bacillus sp. 2205SS5-2 contains:
- the gcvT gene encoding glycine cleavage system aminomethyltransferase GcvT, with protein sequence MTNLKHTPLFEVYKEYGGKTIDFGGWALPVQFSSIKQEHEAVRSKAGLFDVSHMGEFEVKGEDSLTFLNKMMTNDISKLKIGRAQYTAMCYENGGTVDDLLVYKIEDSYYLLVVNASNINKDFEWLQQHISGDVKLRNVSDQTAQLALQGPLAQDVLQNLVLDTDINNISFFSFSPEVNIKGVTALVSRTGYTGEDGFEIYCQAEDVEKLWRTILHVGEDYGVLPCGLGARDTLRFEANLALYGQELTKDITPLEAGIGFAVKTQKDEFIGQEALLHQKENGLKRRIVGLEMIDKGIPRHGYKVYKGDTLIGEVTTGTQSPTLKKNIGLAILQNEYTDLNTTVTVEVRNKRLQAKVVSTPFYKRSKK
- a CDS encoding DEAD/DEAH box helicase, which translates into the protein MNVDLKFDQEWSTGFIERIENDGPWGNWELYKLALEVEEHTVIPNFEGLQAPKHLPQLTPLPHQLETARQVVEHMNGKAILADEVGLGKTIEAGLILKEYMIRGLVKKVLILVPASLVSQWTSELNSKFFIPAIPQRKSYVWDQCDIVVSSIDTAKRNPHREKIYEQDYDLVIIDEAHKLKNPKTKNYEFVQNLKKKFCLLLTATPIQNRIEEIFYLVSLLKPGHLGSQSGFMEKYQKRKSTVIDDQTLKDLINTVMIRHRRKDTGIEWTKRHVQTEIIDFSMEEKALYDSILLLKQQNEDYTTSSFSVLTLQREACSSREAVYYTLKNMLEKEEVPTTLQQSIHTIMQKVEHVQQNSKAQKALDIIRKANDKVIIFTEYRATQLYLQWFLKQNGISSVPFRGGFKRGKKDWMRELFKNHAQVLIATEAGGEGINLQFCSHMINFDLPWNPMRLEQRIGRVHRLGQTKDVKIYNFATRDTVEEHILKLLYEKIELFERVVGELDDILTKIDFGDMEEYMIDVFTSSRSEGEMKIKMENVTSMIQLAQHLKEEKPDATTRNTSIS
- a CDS encoding YqhG family protein, yielding MQQQEIHQFLEKYFIQNGCEILENATGHLHIQLTIDLDKKLMNRPFYWHYLEKTGGEPNPMKLTLVTDPKKTPDSIKGEVLHFGSPRLHQIFQSTKELSAYIRLYEHTHPNGNQRPLFPWLSLNMKVSYQCDLKKDTLRSFGLNLINGKLDTHFHEKLLYKQWTPKIPDYCFTLTPIIQPKSGISRIENFIKTELQNEDHQWAEDARKRWDADLALLHSFYEDMDEKPESFIVEKKALQDQYEPSIEVEIINGGLFYLH
- a CDS encoding YqzE family protein, with the protein product MSVNDYVKFVTQNLVQHFDKPKAERKSLRKKRKQQKASFLFRWFGVIPYILMGVFKRK
- a CDS encoding shikimate kinase; amino-acid sequence: MNTIYIIGFMGVGKTTIGRALAQKLGISVVDTDQKIVREANKSIAAIFQEMGEPEFRKMETEVLRRISQPAIVITTGGGIVTTQDNISYMRANGTVILLQCEFEVIWERISRDATRPLATFAKKDEIRELWQSRALVYEQAAHIKVSTNGKSIQQTVNTLIERLKNG